In bacterium, the following proteins share a genomic window:
- the ftsY gene encoding signal recognition particle-docking protein FtsY yields MKGVLDRFRSGLKKTRDGVVGKLQSIFGTRVRLDQDTLDRIEELLISADMGVASSVAITRNIEKRLKEEGGEATLGSVLEVIRADVLEILTSAKPRLRPVSWDDAADAPKGKKKNTGKAVDVPEAAPVPAKAGPRVIFVVGVNGTGKTTTIAKLAHRLKAEGHSVLLAAGDTFRAAAVEQLTVWAGRVGVECIRQGQNADPAAVAYDALSAAEARGTDIVIIDTAGRLHTKTNLMDELGKVARVIRRKTGRDPETLLVVDANTGQNGLQQARVFAETIPVDGLVLTKLDGTAKGGIVVAIAETLGLPVKWVGMGEKVDDLAAFDPQVFVEALFADWSGDGAAEALRDEDAPTAR; encoded by the coding sequence ATCAAGGGAGTCCTGGACCGCTTCCGCAGCGGCCTGAAGAAGACCCGCGACGGCGTCGTGGGAAAGCTGCAGAGCATCTTCGGCACGCGCGTGCGCCTGGACCAGGACACGCTCGACCGCATCGAGGAGCTCCTGATCAGTGCGGACATGGGTGTGGCCTCGTCGGTGGCCATCACGCGCAACATCGAGAAGCGGCTGAAGGAGGAGGGCGGCGAGGCCACGCTGGGCTCGGTGCTCGAGGTCATCCGGGCCGACGTCCTGGAGATCCTGACGAGCGCCAAGCCGCGCCTGCGCCCGGTCAGCTGGGACGACGCAGCCGACGCGCCGAAGGGAAAGAAGAAGAACACCGGCAAGGCCGTCGACGTTCCCGAGGCGGCGCCCGTGCCGGCGAAGGCGGGGCCGCGGGTCATCTTCGTGGTCGGCGTCAACGGGACGGGCAAGACCACGACCATCGCCAAGCTGGCGCATCGCCTGAAGGCCGAAGGCCATTCGGTGCTGCTCGCCGCCGGCGACACGTTCCGCGCCGCGGCCGTCGAGCAGTTGACGGTCTGGGCCGGGCGCGTGGGCGTCGAGTGCATCCGCCAGGGCCAGAATGCCGACCCGGCCGCGGTGGCCTACGATGCCCTGAGCGCCGCCGAGGCGCGCGGGACGGACATCGTCATTATCGACACCGCCGGGCGCCTGCACACGAAGACCAATCTCATGGATGAGCTCGGCAAGGTGGCGCGGGTCATTCGCCGCAAGACGGGGCGCGACCCCGAGACCCTGCTCGTGGTCGATGCCAACACGGGGCAGAACGGCCTGCAGCAGGCGCGGGTGTTCGCCGAGACCATCCCCGTCGACGGCCTGGTCCTCACCAAGCTGGACGGTACCGCGAAGGGCGGGATCGTCGTGGCCATCGCCGAGACCCTGGGACTGCCGGTGAAGTGGGTGGGCATGGGCGAGAAGGTCGATGACCTGGCTGCGTTCGATCCGCAGGTCTTTGTCGAGGCCCTGTTTGCCGACTGGTCGGGCGACGGCGCCGCCGAAGCACTGCGGGATGAAGATGCGCCGACCGCGAGGTAA
- the ribD gene encoding bifunctional diaminohydroxyphosphoribosylaminopyrimidine deaminase/5-amino-6-(5-phosphoribosylamino)uracil reductase RibD, with product MERGPLYVPDGPDADAVFMAEALRLAASTPSRPWPNPPVGAVVVRDGRIVGRGAHHGAGTPHAETLALAEAGALASGATLYVTLEPCNHTGRTPPCAPAVAESGVTRVVVAMRDPNPQVKGGGCRFLRERGLVVSIGVGAAAALELVWPFAVTEGFQRPFVELKSAVSLDGRFAPPSARRRESGPYYLTSEAARCLVHVRRRWSDAVVIGEGTARADRPRLDGRLADGREGVPAAEPVAVCLDTDLSWSGGLGRAPFLVVAGENARRSPNLEAVAAAGGEVVYCREQGGRLDLHAALAALHARGLCTLLFEGGPALSSALLAAGVVDRWRQFVAPVVLGDGVAWPAGAAPGAAAFTLTRCEAVGPDAMLVHDRLPFAARLDQVSRWRRDGIMCRPGATGEATMFTGIIREIGVLRGLSPSGDVLRLAIAAPGTAAVVSVGDSVAVDGICLTVTAKRPGVFSVEAAAETRRLTTLGLWRAGRRLHLEPALRAGDGLDGHYVQGHIDGTGKVTAVRQARGGGRLVTVTLPGALAANLTPKGSVAVDGVSLTVDEGPFLDRFTINLIPHTMAVTNLGTLAVGASVNLEMDVLVKAARGAGRPAYDRTGAAQVPAPLTLERLRALGFGAARRKDRP from the coding sequence GTGGAGCGCGGACCCCTGTACGTTCCTGACGGCCCTGACGCCGATGCGGTCTTCATGGCCGAGGCCCTGCGCCTGGCGGCCTCGACGCCGTCGCGTCCGTGGCCCAACCCGCCGGTCGGCGCCGTAGTCGTCCGCGACGGCCGCATCGTCGGCCGCGGCGCGCACCACGGCGCGGGCACCCCGCACGCCGAGACCCTGGCCCTGGCCGAAGCCGGCGCTCTGGCCAGCGGCGCCACGCTCTACGTCACGCTCGAACCCTGCAACCACACCGGGCGCACGCCGCCCTGCGCGCCCGCGGTGGCCGAGTCCGGCGTGACGCGCGTCGTCGTGGCCATGCGCGATCCCAATCCGCAGGTGAAGGGCGGCGGCTGCCGGTTCCTGCGCGAACGCGGGCTGGTGGTCAGCATCGGCGTCGGTGCCGCCGCGGCGCTCGAGCTGGTGTGGCCGTTCGCGGTGACGGAGGGATTCCAGCGCCCGTTCGTCGAATTGAAGTCGGCCGTGTCGCTCGACGGCCGCTTCGCGCCGCCGTCGGCGCGCCGTCGCGAATCGGGGCCCTACTACCTGACGTCCGAAGCGGCGCGCTGCCTGGTGCACGTGCGGCGTCGCTGGTCCGATGCCGTGGTCATCGGCGAGGGCACGGCGCGCGCCGACCGCCCGCGACTCGACGGCCGGCTGGCCGACGGCCGCGAAGGCGTGCCCGCGGCCGAGCCGGTGGCCGTGTGCCTGGATACCGACCTGAGTTGGAGCGGGGGCCTCGGGCGGGCGCCGTTCCTCGTCGTGGCCGGCGAGAATGCGCGGCGCTCGCCGAACCTGGAGGCGGTCGCCGCCGCCGGGGGCGAAGTCGTCTACTGTCGCGAGCAGGGCGGACGACTGGACCTGCACGCGGCGCTCGCGGCGCTCCACGCGCGCGGGCTCTGCACTCTCCTGTTCGAGGGCGGGCCGGCCCTCTCCTCCGCGCTGCTTGCGGCGGGGGTCGTCGACCGCTGGCGGCAGTTCGTGGCGCCGGTCGTCCTCGGCGACGGCGTCGCCTGGCCGGCCGGTGCGGCGCCCGGTGCGGCGGCGTTCACCCTGACGCGGTGCGAGGCCGTGGGCCCCGACGCGATGCTCGTGCACGACAGGCTGCCGTTTGCGGCAAGACTGGACCAGGTGTCGCGCTGGAGGCGCGACGGGATCATGTGTCGCCCGGGCGCGACAGGGGAGGCCACGATGTTCACCGGCATCATTCGCGAGATCGGCGTGCTGCGGGGCTTGTCGCCAAGCGGCGATGTGCTGCGGCTGGCGATCGCCGCGCCGGGCACGGCAGCGGTGGTGTCGGTGGGGGACAGCGTGGCCGTCGACGGCATCTGCCTGACGGTGACCGCCAAGCGGCCCGGCGTGTTCAGTGTGGAAGCCGCGGCCGAGACGAGGCGCCTGACCACGCTCGGGCTGTGGCGCGCCGGGCGGCGCCTGCATCTGGAGCCGGCGCTGCGTGCGGGCGACGGGCTCGACGGGCACTATGTCCAGGGCCACATCGACGGCACCGGCAAGGTCACCGCCGTCAGGCAGGCCCGTGGCGGCGGGCGACTCGTGACCGTGACGTTGCCGGGTGCGCTCGCGGCCAACCTGACTCCCAAGGGATCGGTGGCCGTCGACGGCGTCAGCCTGACCGTCGACGAGGGACCGTTCCTCGATCGCTTCACGATCAACCTGATCCCGCACACGATGGCGGTCACGAACCTCGGCACACTCGCGGTCGGCGCGAGCGTAAACCTCGAGATGGATGTGCTGGTCAAGGCTGCCCGCGGTGCGGGTCGGCCGGCGTACGACCGTACCGGGGCCGCGCAGGTGCCGGCGCCGCTCACACTCGAACGCCTGCGCGCGCTGGGCTTCGGCGCCGCGCGGCGGAAGGATCGCCCATGA
- a CDS encoding bifunctional 3,4-dihydroxy-2-butanone-4-phosphate synthase/GTP cyclohydrolase II has product MTTEHDPGSRSGKAAADIDTIDSALEALRRGEIIVVVDDEERENEGDFIVAAEKVTPQVVNFIARYGRGLVCLAATGERLSQLDVHPMVTRNTAALGTRFTVSVDAAHGISTGISAADRARTVQVFIDPATRPDDLARPGHIFPLEAVPGGVLQRAGHTEAVVDLCRAAGMYPAGLLCEIMDDDGEMARLPRLREIAAEHGLKLITIADLIRWRRHHDKLVRREAEVPLPTSFGDFHMVAYSTLIDGATHVALVKGEIKPEEPVLVRVHSECMTGDLFHSLRCDCGEQMEAALRQMEIAGRGVFLYMRQEGRGIGLINKMKAYRLQDEGADTVEANARLGFPPDLREYGLGAQILRDLGVRRMLLMTNNPRKIVGLESYGLELAGRVPLEVVPGRQNAKYLETKKARMGHLLDHL; this is encoded by the coding sequence ATGACCACCGAGCACGACCCGGGTTCGCGGAGCGGCAAGGCCGCAGCGGACATCGACACCATCGACTCCGCACTGGAAGCGCTCAGGCGCGGCGAGATCATCGTCGTTGTCGATGACGAGGAGCGCGAGAACGAGGGTGACTTCATCGTCGCCGCCGAGAAGGTGACGCCGCAGGTCGTCAATTTCATCGCGCGCTACGGCCGCGGGCTGGTCTGTCTGGCGGCCACCGGCGAGCGGTTGAGCCAGCTCGACGTGCATCCGATGGTCACGCGCAACACGGCAGCCCTCGGCACGCGCTTCACCGTGAGCGTCGACGCCGCCCACGGCATCTCGACCGGCATCAGCGCCGCCGACCGGGCCCGCACGGTGCAGGTATTCATCGACCCGGCGACCCGGCCCGACGACCTGGCGCGGCCCGGCCACATCTTCCCCCTGGAAGCCGTGCCGGGCGGCGTGCTGCAGCGCGCCGGCCACACCGAGGCCGTGGTGGATCTTTGCCGCGCCGCCGGGATGTATCCCGCCGGCCTGCTCTGCGAGATCATGGATGACGACGGCGAGATGGCCCGCCTGCCCCGGCTGCGCGAGATCGCGGCCGAGCACGGGCTGAAGCTGATCACCATCGCCGACCTGATCCGCTGGCGCCGCCACCACGACAAGCTGGTGCGGCGCGAGGCCGAGGTGCCGCTGCCCACCAGCTTCGGCGACTTCCACATGGTGGCGTATTCGACGCTGATCGACGGCGCCACGCACGTCGCGCTCGTCAAGGGCGAGATCAAGCCCGAGGAACCGGTGCTGGTGCGCGTGCACAGCGAGTGCATGACCGGCGACCTGTTCCACAGCCTGCGTTGCGACTGCGGCGAGCAGATGGAGGCCGCCCTGCGCCAGATGGAGATCGCCGGCCGCGGCGTCTTCCTCTACATGCGGCAGGAAGGGCGGGGTATCGGGCTCATCAACAAGATGAAGGCCTACCGGCTGCAGGACGAGGGCGCGGACACGGTCGAAGCCAATGCGCGCCTGGGCTTCCCGCCCGACCTGCGCGAGTACGGGCTGGGGGCGCAGATCCTGCGCGACCTCGGCGTGCGTCGCATGCTGCTGATGACGAACAACCCGCGCAAGATCGTGGGCCTGGAGAGCTACGGCCTCGAGCTGGCGGGGCGTGTGCCCCTGGAGGTCGTGCCCGGCCGGCAGAACGCAAAGTATCTGGAGACGAAGAAGGCCCGCATGGGCCACCTGCTCGACCACCTGTAG